Proteins co-encoded in one Bacteroidota bacterium genomic window:
- a CDS encoding MCE family protein: protein MKISKEFKIGAVVICAIAAFIWGLNFLKGYDILSRKNVLYAVYPQIDGLIEANPLMVKGYKIGQVNQITLIKKDGEYQVLVKFLITEDVKIPKHSIAKAVSSDLLGSKAVEIIYSNETEFVQSGDTLLAASEEDLKTAVDKRLTPLQKKAEGLLSSIDSVMVIVETVLNANTRDNLSKSFESIKKAITSLEQTCYKLDDLVATEKSKISSILSKLNSVAGMLEQNTGKIDNILTNFNNLSDSLAKAQLKDAIDNADKTLKELNILVAQINAGQGTLGKLAKNDSLYNNLNKASEDLDKLMKDLRINPERYIHFSVFGRKEKNKPKD, encoded by the coding sequence GTGAAGATTAGTAAAGAATTTAAAATAGGGGCCGTAGTTATTTGCGCAATTGCCGCATTTATATGGGGTTTAAATTTCTTAAAGGGTTACGATATACTTTCACGCAAAAATGTACTTTATGCCGTTTATCCTCAAATTGATGGTTTAATTGAGGCCAATCCTTTAATGGTGAAAGGGTATAAAATCGGACAGGTTAACCAAATTACTTTGATTAAGAAAGACGGAGAATATCAGGTGTTGGTTAAATTTTTAATTACCGAAGATGTAAAGATTCCAAAGCATTCCATTGCAAAAGCGGTGAGCTCCGATTTATTGGGATCAAAAGCGGTTGAAATTATTTACAGTAACGAAACAGAATTTGTTCAATCAGGTGATACATTGTTGGCGGCGTCAGAAGAAGATTTAAAAACAGCCGTTGACAAACGATTAACACCTTTGCAAAAGAAAGCGGAAGGATTATTATCTTCAATCGACTCTGTAATGGTAATTGTTGAAACGGTGTTAAACGCAAATACACGCGATAACTTAAGTAAGTCATTCGAAAGTATTAAGAAAGCAATCACCAGTTTAGAACAAACATGTTACAAGTTAGATGATTTAGTAGCTACCGAAAAATCAAAAATTTCATCAATCCTTTCTAAATTAAATTCTGTGGCAGGAATGTTAGAACAGAATACCGGGAAGATTGATAATATTCTTACCAACTTTAATAATCTCTCCGATAGTTTAGCGAAAGCACAATTAAAAGATGCTATTGATAATGCCGATAAAACTCTAAAGGAATTAAATATTTTGGTAGCACAAATCAATGCCGGACAAGGTACTTTGGGTAAATTAGCAAAAAACGATTCTTTGTATAATAACTTAAATAAAGCCAGTGAAGATTTAGATAAGTTGATGAAAGATTTACGTATTAATCCGGAACGTTATATCCACTTCTCAGTATTCGGAAGGAAGGAAAAAAACAAACCAAAAGACTAG